From a single Anomaloglossus baeobatrachus isolate aAnoBae1 chromosome 4, aAnoBae1.hap1, whole genome shotgun sequence genomic region:
- the LOC142302342 gene encoding general transcription factor II-I repeat domain-containing protein 2-like, whose protein sequence is MSTAKKAKTDSGRSFQEVWTESFGVIERSGKALCTLCNESVVCRTSSVRRHFDTNHKNVAQLSETERKEFLEGKLRKYNSQSLSFCNYLSPSRTNHLTAASFQMSLVLAKHGKPLSDGEIIKAAMLSGSNSLFHDLPNKDKISQRISEMPLSRNTVKDRVQRMASDVSQQLTTDLQKAACYSMCLDESTDVKNHARLAVILRYAAGDTMREELVKLLSLPERTQGIDIHNAVMEAFLSQDIRPEKVVSITSDGAPSMVGKSAGFIQFFVKEIKHEVIQFHCIIHQEALCARESSKKFEDVLKDVTKMVNYIIARALNSRQFQALLEEVQAQYNCLLMYNNVRWLSRGQVLERFVACLEEIRLFMNEKGQEYPQLTDMAWLTNLMFFTDFTLHFNVLNKQLQGVAVGKTAERMFCDIKTFERKLQVFERDIESGQLKYFPNLKMHLENSTFVDSLTSHQEIYKEFSSIVRAAKVNFSNRFLQFRKMETTLCFLTFPERAKFEDIDLSCLQWLDLGNLEMELLEFQESSIWKNKFCDLRETLEKIEGMTKDSPVSSENEILKVWNSLPNNFKSMKALGIALLTLFGSSYSCEQLFSALNYIKSDIRNRLTDDLSAACVALKLTKYEPRVDKLSACMQQQKSH, encoded by the coding sequence ATGAGTacagcaaaaaaagcaaaaacagataGTGGAAGATCATTCCAAGAGGTCTGGACAGAGTCATTTGGAGTTATTGAACGCAGTGGGAAAGCGTTATGTACTCTGTGTAATGAAAGTGTTGTGTGTCGCACATCAAGTGTCAGACGGCACTTTGACaccaaccacaaaaatgttgcccaACTAAGTGAAACTGAACGAAAAGAGTTTCTTGAAGGCAAATTGAGAAAATATAATTCCCAGTCTCTTAGTTTTTGCAACTATCTTTCTCCAAGTAGAACAAATCATCTGACAGCTGCCAGTTTTCAAATGTCCCTGGTCTTAGCAAAACATGGTAAGCCCCTCTCTGATGGGGAAATTATCAAAGCAGCCATGTTGTCTGGGAGTAATTCTCTTTTTCATGATTTGCCAAATAAAGATAAAATTAGTCAACGCATCTCTGAGATGCCACTTAGCAGAAATACTGTTAAAGATCGAGTCCAGCGCATGGCAAGTGATGTTAGTCAGCAGCTCACCACTGACCTACAAAAGGCAGCTTGTTACTCAATGTGCTTGGATGAAAGCACAGATGTAAAAAATCACGCAAGACTAGCAGTAATTTTGCGTTATGCTGCTGGTGACACTATGAGAGAGGAGCTGGTGAAACTGTTATCCTTGCCTGAAAGAACACAAGGGATAGATATCCACAATGCTGTGATGGAGGCTTTTTTGTCACAAGACATAAGACCAGAAAAAGTTGTTTCAATTACTAGTGATGGGGCACCTTCTATGGTGGGTAAATCAGCTGGTTTCATACAGTTCTTTGTTAAAGAAATAAAACATGAAGTCATTCAGTTCCATTGTATTATACATCAAGAAGCTCTCTGTGCCAGGGAAAGTAGCAAAAAATTTGAGGATGTCCTTAAAGATGTCACAAAAATGGTTAATTACATCATAGCTCGTGCTCTAAATTCTCGACAATTTCAAGCacttcttgaggaggttcaggcacAGTATAATTGCTTACTTATGTACAATAATGTCCGGTGGCTGAGCAGAGGACAAGTCCTGGAGAGATTTGTAGCTTGCTTGGAAGAAATTAGGCTGTTTATGAATGAAAAAGGGCAGGAATATCCACAGCTCACTGATATGGCCTGGCTTACCAACCTCATGTTTTTCACAGATTTTACACTACACTTCAATGTACTGAATAAACAACTACAAGGTGtagctgtagggaaaacagcagaaAGAATGTTTTGTGATATTAAAACATTTGAGAGAAAACTTCAGGTTTTTGAAAGAGACATTGAAAGTGGGCAACTGAAATATTTTCCAAATCTAAAAATGCATTTAGAAAATTCTACATTTGTAGACAGTCTCACCAGCCATCAAGAAATCTACAAGGAATTTTCTAGCATTGTACGAGCTGCAAAGGTCAATTTTAGTAACAGATTTTTACAGTTCCGTAAAATGGAGACAACTCtgtgttttctgacatttccaGAGAGAGCCAAATTTGAAGATATTGATCTTTCCTGCTTACAATGGTTAGATTTAGGGAATCTTGAAATGGAGCTATTGGAATTTCAAGAAAGCTCTATCTGGAAAAATAAATTCTGTGACCTGCGTGAAACACTTGAGAAGATAGAAGGAATGACAAAGGACAGCCCAGTTAGTTCAGAAAATGAAATCCTTAAAGTGTGGAATTCTCTGCCAAATAATTTTAAGTCAATGAAAGCACTTGGGATTGCTTTACTTACCCTGTTTGGGTCGTCATATTCTTGTGAGCAGCTGTTT